TAAATCGAGTACCCATACTTGAGCTGCTGCTGAGCCGTGATATCGGGGACGATACCAGGGGAAGCCGTGGCGCACATAAACAACCAGCTTGCCATCGTGCGAATAGGCCGGATAGTTGATCCCTTTAAAGTCGCTGATAAGCTTATAAAACTTCATGCTCTTGACATCGATCTCATAGAGGGTTTTATCGAGCGTATTGCGAGAGCCTAAAAAAAGGATTCGCTTGCCGTCAGGTGACCAATCGTAAGGCACTCCTGCCCCGCTGATCGTAAGCTGTCGCGGAGTGCCGCCCTGAGATGGAACAACATAAATGTCAGTGTTGCCGGTCCTTTGGGAAGCAAAAGCAACCCATTGGCCATCGGGCGAAAAGACCGGCATCGTATCCTGTTCAACACTGTCGGTTAAGCGGATAGCGCGGCCGCCGACTGAGGGCACAACCCAGATATTGCCTTTATAGACAAATGCGAGCGTTTTCCCATTAGGGCTAAGAGCAGGTCGATGGGGAGCAATAATTGGTTTTTCGACTGGTTTTGCGAGCTGTGCCCATGCACTTAGAGCAAACGCTGATATAATGAATATAAATAAAAAGGGTTTAAACAATTTTATCTTAGCGATCATTAACTACCTTCTATGTATTACAACCGAATGGTCTGATAAAAATAAGACCGGACGGCGAACAGAGTATTTTTAGATTACGTATAACTGATTGAGGCCGAAATTCAGCATCATCATTGATGCAACAGTTTACCCTTTAACAGATACGAATGAGATATGTGGAATTCGCAAGATGCACATTCATTATTGTCAGCGCGCTCTGGCTTGCGAATGAAAACGTCAATCGCACACAATGACTCCTAGGGAGGACGAACAAGGTATGCACCTGCGAAAAAAAGACGAATGGTTTTGGCAAGTCAATACGGAATTTAATCGACTTGCAGATGAAATGCTTCGAAGCACATTCGGTCCTGCTTTAGCTACACGTCGTTTCTGGGAACCTCGTGTAGATGTTTGCGAATCGGATGGCATGCTTATTATTAAGGCTGAGTTGGCAGGGATCGATACGAAATCACTCCAGGTCGAACTCTCGGCTGACCAGCGCTCCTTGATTATTCGCGGAACCCGTTCCGAACAAGCAATAGAGCCTGAGCCGCGAACCCGATGTCACCATTTGGAAATTTATTATGGCGACTTTGAACGGACGATCAATCTGCCGGAAGTTGGGCTTGATAAAGACAATATTAAGGCAACCTATCAAAATGGTTTTCTACTCATAACGATTCCAAAGGTCACAACGAATTGCCTCGAGTCGAATATGAGAACTAATCCAACGGAAGAATAGAAGGCCCCGGGAAGGAGATGTGTTTATGGATTTAACAATGGGAACTTTAGAAGGTGATGAAGAAAGCACGTCAAGGATTGAGATTCCTGATGAGTTAAATATGCTTCCGCTTAGGGATTCGGTTATTTTCCCTATGTTAGTGGCGCCTCTTTCTGTGGGTAGAGATGCATCAATCCAACTGGTTGATGAGTCCGTTGTTGGCGGGAACCGAATTATCGGAGTGGTTGCCCAAAAAGACGCTAATGCAGAACAACCCACCTTTGCTGATGTCTATGGATATGGGACGGCAGTAATTGTTCGGATGTTAGGCAAAGTGCCGGAGGGCGCGCGTCTGATAGTGCAGGGGATTTCACGCATAAAAATAATTCAAGGTCTACAAGAGGAGCCTTATTTACGAGCGAGAGTTGAAGTAATTCCTGAGCCTGATATTCCTGAAGCAGATATGCTCGAGGTGGAGGCGCTTAAACGGCAAATCATCAATTTATTCGAACGGGCTATTTTCCTTTCACCGGATATGCCTGAAGAACTTCGTTCGATCACAATGACTATCACTGAGCCTGGCTCGATGGCTGATCTTATCACTGCTCATATGCGTTTGACAGTTGAGCAAAAGCAACTAATTCTCGAAACGATCCCAATAAAAGAACGCTTGCGCAAAGTTTTGGAAATGTTAAGCAGAGAAGTGCAAGTGTTGGAACTCGGCAGCAAGCTTCAAACTGAAGTTGCGGGCGAGATGACGAAAACTCAGCGCGAGTACTACCTCCGTGAACAGCTCAAAGCCATTCAGCGCGAACTTGGCGAGGGTGAGGATCGTGGAGAGGATATTGATGATTTACGCAAGCGAATAATCGAAGCGAAGATGCCCGAGGAGGCACAGCGTGAAGCTGAACGAGAGCTTGACCGATTGGCGCGGATGTCGCCAGGTTCACCTGAGAATACGGTTGCGCGTACTTATATCGAATGGATGATCGCTCTACCCTGGAGCGTGGCAACCGAAGATAATTTGGATATAGCCCACGTTAAACAGGTGTTGGATAATGACCATTACGGGTTGCCAAAGGTCAAAGAGCGTATTCTCGAATTCCTGTCGGTACGCAAGTTCAAAAAGGATGGGAATGTGCGTCAGCCTATCTTGTGCTTTGTTGGCCCTCCTGGTGTCGGCAAGACTTCGCTTTCGAAGAGTGTTGCCCGAGCGATGGGTAGGAATTTCATACGGTTATCGCTGGGTGGCATGCGTGATGAAGCAGAGATTCGAGGACATCGGCGCACCTATGTCGGGGCTTTGCCTGGTCAGATTATCCAAAGCATTCGACGAGCCGGATCAAATAATCCGGTAATGGGATTGGATGAGGTCGATAAGATTGGAACTGACTGGAGGGGTGATCCCTCGAGCGCGCTTCTTGAAGTTCTCGACCCCGAGCAGAATTTTTCGTTCAGAGACCACTATTTGGATGTCCCCTTCGACTTGAGCAAGGTGTTCTTTATTACCACAGCTAACGTGCTTGAAACAGTGCCGCCGCCGCTGCGAGACCGTATGGAAATCATCGAAATCAGCGGTTATACCGATTTCGAGAAACTCCATATTGCCAAGCAGCATATAATACCCAAGCAGATGACTGAACACGGTCTTACGGAAGAGCAGGTGATCTGGAACGATGATGCCGTTCTGTTCATGTCACGTCGATATACTCGCGAATCGGGTGTGCGAAACCTAGAGCGGACTGTAGCGGCTGTCTGCCGGAAGATAACGAGAAAATATGCGGAAGGGTTAGTCGAAGAGGTTACTGTCACTCCGGCAGTTGTTGAGGAGTTCTTAGGTTTACCACGATATCCCGAAGATGCGGCGGTTGAGCGCGAATTGGCGCCGGGTGTTGCTGTCGGATTAGCCTGGACCCCCTCTGGCGGTGATGTTTTATTTATCGAATCCACCCTGATGTCCGGCAGTAAGAACTTGATTTTAACTGGTCAGCTAGGCGATGTGATGAAAGAATCGGCTCAGGCATCCCTTTCGTTCATTCGTTCTCATGCTGATAAATTAGGCATCGATCCGGGGTTCTATGATAAGCATGACATTCATATTCATGTTCCGGAAGGCGCTATTCCAAAAGATGGGCCTTCTGCAGGAATTACGATGACAACTGCTTTGGCAAGCCTGTTGACCAATCGGCGGATCAAGCCTCGTTTGGCAATGACCGGCGAAGTCACTCTTACCGGGCAGGTTTTACCGGT
The DNA window shown above is from bacterium and carries:
- a CDS encoding Hsp20/alpha crystallin family protein, producing MHLRKKDEWFWQVNTEFNRLADEMLRSTFGPALATRRFWEPRVDVCESDGMLIIKAELAGIDTKSLQVELSADQRSLIIRGTRSEQAIEPEPRTRCHHLEIYYGDFERTINLPEVGLDKDNIKATYQNGFLLITIPKVTTNCLESNMRTNPTEE
- the lon gene encoding endopeptidase La; this translates as MDLTMGTLEGDEESTSRIEIPDELNMLPLRDSVIFPMLVAPLSVGRDASIQLVDESVVGGNRIIGVVAQKDANAEQPTFADVYGYGTAVIVRMLGKVPEGARLIVQGISRIKIIQGLQEEPYLRARVEVIPEPDIPEADMLEVEALKRQIINLFERAIFLSPDMPEELRSITMTITEPGSMADLITAHMRLTVEQKQLILETIPIKERLRKVLEMLSREVQVLELGSKLQTEVAGEMTKTQREYYLREQLKAIQRELGEGEDRGEDIDDLRKRIIEAKMPEEAQREAERELDRLARMSPGSPENTVARTYIEWMIALPWSVATEDNLDIAHVKQVLDNDHYGLPKVKERILEFLSVRKFKKDGNVRQPILCFVGPPGVGKTSLSKSVARAMGRNFIRLSLGGMRDEAEIRGHRRTYVGALPGQIIQSIRRAGSNNPVMGLDEVDKIGTDWRGDPSSALLEVLDPEQNFSFRDHYLDVPFDLSKVFFITTANVLETVPPPLRDRMEIIEISGYTDFEKLHIAKQHIIPKQMTEHGLTEEQVIWNDDAVLFMSRRYTRESGVRNLERTVAAVCRKITRKYAEGLVEEVTVTPAVVEEFLGLPRYPEDAAVERELAPGVAVGLAWTPSGGDVLFIESTLMSGSKNLILTGQLGDVMKESAQASLSFIRSHADKLGIDPGFYDKHDIHIHVPEGAIPKDGPSAGITMTTALASLLTNRRIKPRLAMTGEVTLTGQVLPVGGIREKVMAAKRAGVNSLILPKRNEKDVAEEVPEEAKKGITFHFVDRVEEVLKIALDSKP